From one Lycium barbarum isolate Lr01 chromosome 6, ASM1917538v2, whole genome shotgun sequence genomic stretch:
- the LOC132599972 gene encoding probable F-box protein At3g61730, whose product MGKRMRRTRPLCCCVSPRLTTTTFLTSRSIFSWYEEDLWTEIAKLLDGKSLVMLAATCKWFHCIMMEDSIWKYACLRDLQVPDPGKVTSKWINLYATAFNGCHSYMFRQQDKHIDWMRIGAFSFDSRNALLTRNLIPPLKFLKERTTEKMLELNGCCVVRNVKNGIWIADLQLVRCPVCDLNTCDGTMQVLDARHIELFLSEGYQDGSWDYELLGSQNENKKADGASAGIFDVKHLKDCSTSAVLDVKSWVGKSNDWQPKSMITPYAVAINTNLQENEGLCIKFHVMKSGKSGDIVSIRISEQLL is encoded by the exons ATGGGAAAGCGTATGAGAAGAACGAGACCTCTATGTTGCTGTGTATCTCCTCGATTAACAACAACTACATTTCTCACTTCCCGTTCTATCTTCTCCTG GTACGAAGAGGACCTGTGGACAGAGATTGCTAAGCTCCTGGATGGAAAATCTTTGGTGATGCTTGCAGCAACTTGCAAGTGGTTCCATTGTATCATGATGGAGGATAGCATATGGAAATATGCATGCTTGCGAGACCTCCAGGTTCCTGATCCTGGAAAAGTAACATCCAAATGGATCAACTTATATGCAACAGCCTTCA ATGGATGCCACTCTTACATGTTCCGCCAGCAGGATAAGCATATCG ACTGGATGCGCATTGGAGCATTTTCCTTTGACTCGCGAAATGCACTCCTGACAAGGAATTTGATCCCTCCCTTGAAATTCCTTAAGGAGAGGACAACTGAGAAGATGTTGGAGTTAAATGGGTGCTGTGTGGTCAGAAATGTCAAGAATGGAATCTGGATTGCTG ATTTGCAGCTTGTTCGTTGCCCAGTCTGTGACCTCAACACATGTGATG GAACGATGCAGGTATTAGATGCAAGACATATTGAACTGTTTCTAAGTGAAGGATACCAGGATGGAAGCTGGGACTATGAGTTGCTAGGTTCCCAAAATGAGAATAAGAAAGCTGATGGAGCATCTGCTGGTATATTTGATGTCAAACATCTCAAAGATTGCTCAACTTCTG CTGTTCTTGATGTCAAGTCATGGGTAGGGAAGTCCAATGATTGGCAACCAAAATCTATGATAACCCCTTATGCAGTAGCAATCAACACAAACTTGCAAGAGAATGAAG GTCTTTGCATAAAATTCCATGTCATGAAGTCCGGGAAGAGTGGTGATATTGTTTCAATCAGAATATCAGAGCAGCTCCTGTGA
- the LOC132599973 gene encoding putative RING-H2 finger protein ATL21A, whose protein sequence is MGILNSISFYFLLCSTVYGRYDCPDSICGNSHFDIRFPFGIEGQNLHNCSYPGFSLRCSNQGRTVLSLPGAGDYYVRDIDYRTQEIQLYDPSNCLPKRLFDFNTTTSPSSPFKAVSYLNYTLLTCSANTVFSRLNVIGCLSNSTTSILAATSMSIASQMTSLYNCSIINNSSVPVSWAFQYESDFLTDLNTDLVLTWDVPNCKKCEAKHGVCGFKNAINGEIQCFDSHGSGSQKGRQVFKFIAITLLIPAITCIIGVSCYICFDYSRFRLAVDAIQNITTTTTVAPHPASTTGLDDSTIESYTKVVLGESRRVPGPNHETCPICLAEYHPNEIVKCIPECEHCFHDECIDEWLKINGSCPVCRNNPSPATLC, encoded by the exons ATGGGTATTCTGAACTCCATCTCTTTCTATTTTCTTCTCTGTTCAACTGTCTATGGAAGATATGATTGCCCGGATTCCATTTGTGGGAATAGCCACTTTGATATACGATTTCCTTTTGGAATAGAAGGCCAGAACCTTCACAACTGTAGCTACCCCGGTTTCAGTCTTAGATGCAGCAATCAAGGTAGAACAGTTCTAAGTCTTCCAGGTGCAGGAGATTACTATGTACGGGATATAGACTACCGTACCCAAGAAATACAACTCTATGATCCATCTAATTGCCTCCCAAAACGGCTGTTCGATTTCAACACTACTACTTCTCCTTCTTCACCTTTCAAAGCTGTTTCCTATCTGAACTATACTCTCTTGACTTGTTCAGCTAATACAGTTTTCTCTCGGTTGAATGTCATTGGCTGTCTAAGCAATTCCACCACTTCAATATTAGCTGCTACTTCTATGAGTATTGCAAGCCAAATGACAAGTTTGTATAACTGTAGCATAATCAACAATTCGTCCGTTCCTGTTTCATGGGCATTTCAATACGAATCAGATTTTCTAACTGACCTTAATACCGATCTTGTGTTAACGTGGGATGTACCAAACTGCAAAAAGTGTGAAGCAAAACATGGTGTTTGTGGGTTCAAGAATGCCATTAATGGAGAAATTCAATGCTTTGACAGCCATGGGTCAG GTAGCCAAAAAGGTCGACAAGTTTTCAAATTTATTGCAATAACCTTACTTATTCCAGCCATCACATGTATAATTGGTGTATCCTGTTACATCTGCTTTGATTACAGCCGATTCCGGCTCGCTGTAGATGCAATCCAAAATATCACCACCACAACAACCGTAGCACCACATCCGGCATCCACTACAGGCCTCGACGATTCGACAATCGAGTCATACACAAAAGTAGTGCTTGGAGAAAGTCGGAGAGTTCCAGGTCCAAATCATGAAACCTGCCCAATATGCCTGGCAGAGTACCATCCTAATGAGATAGTGAAGTGTATACCTGAATGTGAACATTGCTTTCATGATGAATGCATTGATGAATGGTTAAAGATTAATGGTTCTTGTCCTGTTTGCAGAAACAATCCTTCTCCTGCAACATTGTGTTAG
- the LOC132599974 gene encoding putative RING-H2 finger protein ATL21A has translation MDNLLIFFVSFLLFSSIYAKHDCPLDSICGNNRFDIRFPFGLEGPENNQHCTYPGFNLKCNNQGRAILNLPGAGDFYVRDIDYLTQEIQLYDPSNCLPKWLINFQFPPSSNFKAVFYRNYTFLTCSTDLVTSKFSVIGCMSNSTISTLATSSMSLANQMKSLYNCSVLNSTLPVPVSWTPKYEAVFSSDLNNDLVLTWDEPNCQDCEAKRDFCGFKNATSREIQCFDVPGTGNAKGIQIFRIVALSLVIPALTCSMAVTCYICYEKSRDSRQAAAALQNTTGGAAIAPQPETTNGLDDSTIESYTKVVLGESRRVPGPNHGTCPICLGEYHAKEIVRSIPECEHCFHAECIDEWLKINGTCPVCRNTPSPAHVNSS, from the exons ATGGACAATTTGCTAATCTTCTTTGtctcttttcttctcttttcatCTATCTATGCAAAACATGATTGCCCCCTGGATTCCATCTGTGGAAATAATCGCTTTGACATACGATTTCCTTTTGGATTAGAAGGCCCAGAAAATAATCAGCACTGTACATATCCCGGTTTCAATCTTAAATGCAACAATCAAGGCAGAGCAATTCTAAATCTTCCAGGTGCAGGGGATTTTTATGTACGCGATATCGACTACCTCACACAAGAAATTCAACTCTACGATCCATCTAATTGCCTCCCAAAATGGCTTATAAATTTTCAATTTCCTCCTTCGTCTAACTTCAAGGCTGTATTTTATCGGAATTATACTTTCTTGACTTGTTCCACAGATTTGGTCACGTCAAAATTCAGTGTTATTGGTTGTATGAGTAATTCTACTATTTCTACTTTGGCTACTTCGTCAATGAGTCTTGCAAACCAAATGAAAAGTTTGTATAACTGCAGTGTACTGAATAGCACTTTGCCTGTTCCTGTTTCGTGGACTCCTAAATATGAGGCAGTTTTTTCAAGTGACCTTAATAATGATCTTGTGTTAACATGGGATGAACCGAATTGTCAAGATTGTGAAGCGAAACGAGATTTTTGTGGGTTTAAGAATGCAACTTCTAGAGAAATTCAATGCTTTGATGTTCCTGGAACAG GCAATGCAAAAGGTATACAAATTTTCAGAATTGTTGCACTATCCTTAGTGATACCAGCCCTCACATGTTCAATGGCTGTGACATGTTACATCTGCTATGAGAAAAGCCGAGACAGCCGCCAAGCGGCGGCTGCTCTCCAGAACACTACTGGCGGAGCAGCCATAGCACCACAACCGGAAACGACGAATGGGCTCGACGATTCGACGATCGAATCGTACACGAAAGTTGTCTTAGGAGAAAGTCGGAGAGTTCCAGGGCCAAATCACGGAACATGTCCAATATGTTTGGGAGAGTATCATGCAAAAGAGATAGTGAGAAGCATACCTGAGTGTGAACATTGCTTCCATGCTGAATGCATTGATGAATGGTTAAAGATTAATGGTACTTGTCCTGTTTGTAGAAATACTCCTTCTCCTGCTCATGTTAATTCTTCATAA